A region of Malaclemys terrapin pileata isolate rMalTer1 chromosome 5, rMalTer1.hap1, whole genome shotgun sequence DNA encodes the following proteins:
- the UGDH gene encoding UDP-glucose 6-dehydrogenase translates to MFEIKKICCIGAGYVGGPTCSVIAHMCPKIKVTVVDVNEARINAWNSDTLPIYEPGLKEVVESCRGKNLFFSTSIDDAIREADLVFISVNTPTKTYGMGKGRAADLKYIEACARRIVQNSNGYKIVTEKSTVPVRAAESIRRIFDANTKPNLNLQVLSNPEFLAEGTAIKDLKNPDRVLIGGDETPEGQKAVRALCAVYEHWVPKEKILTTNTWSSELSKLAANAFLAQRISSINSISALCEATGADVEEVARAIGMDQRIGNKFLKASVGFGGSCFQKDVLNLVYLCEALNLPEVARYWQQVIDMNDYQRRRFASRIIDSLFNTVTDKKIAILGFAFKKDTGDTRESSSIYISKYLMDEGAKLYIYDPKVPREQIILDLSHPGVSEDDQVSRLVTISKDPYEACDGAHALVICTEWDMFKELDYERIHKKMLKPAFIFDGRRVLDDLHNELQVIGFQIETIGKKVSAKRIPFAPSCEIPKFSLQDPPVKKPRV, encoded by the exons ATGTTTGAAATTAAGAAAATCTGCTGTATTGGTGCAGGCTATGTTGGTGGGCCAACATGTAGTGTCATTGCACATATGTGCCCTAAAATCAAGGTTACGGTTGTTGACGTTAATGAAGCTAGAATCAATGCCTGGAACTCTGATACACTTCCAATTTATGAG ccagGGCTAAAAGAAGTGGTAGAGTCCTGCCGAGGAAAGAATCTCTTCTTTTCCACCAGTATTGATGATGCCATTAGAGAGGCTGATTTGGTATTTATTTCT GTTAACACCCCAACAAAGACATATGGGATGGGAAAAGGCCGGGCAGCTGATCTGAAGTACATTGAAGCATGTGCTAGGCGGATTGTACAGAATTCAAATGGTTATAAGATTGTCACCGAGAAAAGCACAGTCCCAGTACGTGCAGCAGAGAGTATTCGTCGGATATTTGATGCCAATACAAAACCTAATTTGAATTTGCAG GTGTTGTCTAACCCAGAATTCCTAGCAGAAGGAACAGCTATCAAGGACCTAAAGAACCCAGACAGAGTGCTGATTGGTGGAGATGAGACTCCAGAGGGACAGAAGGCAGTCCGTGCGCTATGTGCTGTGTATGAGCACTGGGTTCCCAAAGAAAAAATCCTCACAACCAATACTTGGTCATCTGAGCTTTCCAAACTG GCAGCTAATGCTTTCCTTGCCCAGAGAATCAGCAGCATTAACTCAATCAGTGCTCTGTGTGAAGCTACAGGAGCTGATGTTGAAGAGGTAGCAAGAGCCATTGGAATGGACCAAAGAATAGGAAATAAGTTTCTGAAGGCCAGTGTTG GATTTGGTGGTAGCTGTTTTCAGAAGGATGTTCTGAATTTAGTGTATCTTTGTGAGGCTCTGAACTTGCCTGAAGTAGCTCGCTATTGGCAACAG GTGATAGACATGAATGATTACCAGAGAAGGAGATTTGCTTCTCGTATTATTGACAGCTTGTTTAACACGGTCACTGACAAGAAGATTGCTATTCTAGGATTTGCATTCAAAAAGGATACAGGAGATACAAG AGAGTCTTCCAGTATTTACATCAGCAAGTATTTAATGGATGAAGGAGCAAAACTCTATATATATGACCCTAAAGTACCAAGGGAACAGATCATCCTGGATCTCTCACACCCAGGTGTCTCAGAAGATGACCAAG TGTCTCGTCTGGTCACTATTAGTAAAGATCCATATGAAGCCTGTGATGGCGCTCATGCCCTGGTTATCTGCACTGAGTGGGACATGTTTAAG GAACTGGATTATGAGCGCATTCACAAAAAAATGCTGAAACCAGCTTTCATCTTTGATGGTAGGAGAGTTCTTGATGATCTTCATAATGAGCTACAAGTCATAGGCTTCCAG ATTGAAACAATTGGGAAGAAAGTGTCCGCAAAAAGAATTCCTTTTGCTCCTTCATGTGAAATTCCAAAGTTCAGCCTGCAAGACCCACCTGTCAAAAAACCCAGAGTATAA